Part of the Yersinia hibernica genome, AAAATAGATGAATAAATAATAGAACGCCCCGGGAGAGATGTCTCCAGCGGGGCGCGGCATTGTACGAATTTTAAAGCATGGATTCCACGATTGGAAAGGCGCTAGGTCAACTTTATTGTTTCAGTTGATTAAATAACCACCATTCCTACACAGAATCAATTAATTAGCTGCGTGGAAAAATCTCATCCGCGGCGAAGAAGTAGGCAATCTCACGTTGGGCTGATTCGACAGCATCAGAACCGTGTACCGCATTCGCAGTGAAGCTATCAGCAAAATCAGCACGTAGTGTACCCGCCAGAGCATTATCTGGGTTAGTTGCTCCCATGATATCGCGATGACGCTGAACCGCATTTTCGCCTTCCAGAACTTGAACCATGATTGGGCCAGAGGTCATAAATTCAACCAAACCATCAAAGAACGGGCGACCTTTGTGTTCAGCATAAAAGCCCTCAGCTTGTTCTTTGCTCAAATGCAGCATTTTAGCAGCAATAATTTTGAAACCAGCACTTTCAAAACGCGCATAAATGGCACCGATGTCATTATTGGCAACAGCATTTGGTTTGATAATGGAGAAAGTACGTTCTAAAGCCATGATAACCTCTATTGGATTTCTAATATTGGCCGGACTCGGAACCCGCCCTGATAAGTAGCATAGCAGCATAATTAGCTTGGCTTGCAGGGTTCCTTTACTACAAAATTGTCCCGACCCTGTACAGTGGTCGCCGATTATATGTGGGTGTTCAGCCCTTGCATACTTGATTTACAACATTTTGTTAAAAAATATTTATCTTAATTACTCATTTTTATGCACAACTCACATTTCCCATAAAAATCAGTTTGCTGTACTGAGATTAAAGCCAATTGAATAAATATCAGATCCGGTTGAAAATCAAAGTTCATTGATAAATTTAAAACCCACTTTCTTTTTTACAATGGCTGATGGTTTGCTGATGACATCCGAGATCAGAAATCGTTTACCTTTTTTGCTCAGGTGATCAGCTAATGCGCGAATTGCAGCGGTCCCCGCACCTCTTATCACCCCCTCACTATCTGGGTGCAATACGTAATTCGGGTTGGTTAACGACCCGGCAATGCCAACATCTAATTCATTGATATCTATAGCCATTGTGATGCTAATTACTTGTCCTGCTAAACGGACAACAACATAGACATATTCATCCCGACTGCTTCTTATCCAACTCTGAGCAACATCACTGACCAAGCGCGCGGCTTCAATCGAAGTATCGTCGGTAGCATGCCAAGGCAGGGAAGTGCCACTGGCCGAGCTGCTGGCCTCAATAGTCGTCTCATCAGTAGCAGTATAAGTGCTGGGCGGCTTGTCTGTTGGTTTAACCGTCACTGGCTGGTGTTCTTCCGCGGTTGAAGTTGTTGTTTGTGGTGCTGCTGGGGGTCGCGATTGCGCTTGATAATATATTCTCCGCCACTGATCAATCACTGGCAGAATATTTTGTCGAGCGGTGAGTGTCTCGCTCGTCAACCCGCTAATCACATCTATTTCAAAATGTAACTCCGGCTTTTCTACCCACTCTCCCCCACTACGTATGCGCGGGACTGTTTCAGTAAATTGGAAATTTTGCAGCACTAACTCATAACGCCCTAGCGGTAACTCTTGCGCCAGCAGCGGCGAACGAGGTTCAGGTTCAGGTTCAGATTCAGATTCAGGTTTAGTTTCAGTTTCAGTTTCAGGTTTACTCTGCTGTAAATAATCAGCATAACTGAGTTGTGAGAAATCAAATGCCGTTTTCATATGAATAAAACGGGCATCGTTTTCAGCCAGGTAAGTTTGAACATTTTCAATTAAACGCTTTTCAACCTCGTTATTTTCAAATGTATTACCGGTGTTTCCCTCTCTCATAATATGCTCAATCACCCGACCAAAATTGTCCGCATTCCACTGCGTAAGGTCATCACCAAATAACAGAGTAAAATCGGTCAATATATCTAATGTCCAATCTACACAACCAGGAGTTAAGTCTCGAGGCTGATGTACATGGCTAACTGACTCACCTTTCGTAGAAATATAACAAGCCAATGTGGTTGCTGGCATAGTTAAAGCGCCGCCAATTACATCAGTAGCAATATGGGTTAATGTCCCTTCTGCTTGTAGAGAAAAATTTTCATAATGTGCTGTAAGTCCAAGAACATCGTTAGTGTGTATTTTTGGATAAGGCTTTGCAGATCCGGATATTTGTAATATTTTATCATCGTTACTGGCAAAAAAATCATGGACATTTTTTATAAACCTATCGACTTGATTACATTCTCCCTGCACCACATAATTATAAAGATTAATAATAGGAATCAACCAACAGGCGGCTTTTTCTGTAAAACTCCGTTCAGTTCGGGTAATATTTTTCTCTGCGCTAAGAACAATTTTATTAATAATAATCGGAGCATTATTACTTATCTTTTCAACCTTTAAATTAAAATCTACACGACCAAAATCGAATAAAGAACCGATTAATGGGGAGATATATACTGAACTAGCACCAATAGATTGAATAAATTGAATCTCAAAGTATTTTTTATGGAACCTAAATAAAAATGATAATGTATCACTATTACCGTTCAATTCAAAAGCAAAGTTATTCTTTGGGTGATTTTTATGAATAAAGAAGACAAACCCCCCTACAACCTTGATAAATTTATCGCCGAAAATTTCAATAGAATAAACGTCTTGATCACTAAAGCTAAAACTAATCAATGCATTTTTATATTTAATTCTATCATCAAGCCAATAAGTCCCAAAACTTCGCCCTAATGGAATAGATAACAGTCCTTTAACCACACAAAATTGATCGCAAATGAAAAACTCTTGCTGAGAAACCTTGATGCTAGTGATATCTTTATTCATCTCGAGCTGTTCTAATTCATCAGCCAAAAAATCACTCATTAAAACAAAATATTTACCACCGTAACCGTCATCCGTATAAACAGTGACTTGAGTGTCTTTGGGTATTTTTATAGAATTAATTCCATCATTAAACGGATTCACTATATGATGCTTTTGTCCATCAGCATACAGATCTATACTTTCATTGCCCGATAAGCAAAACGAATTACCATAAAATTTATCAAGCTCATAAAAACAAGCCGCACTCCTCACTTTAAAAGAGCTAATTTCATCATTCAAATTTGTCCAATGCATTAATAATAAAGACTCCACACTTTCTTTAAAAGTGAAAGTTTTCCCTGAAAAATTGTCATCTTTAAATACTGAAACAACCATGCCATGGGGGATCTCAATAGATGAGATACTGTCATTCCATTTTCCAGGTAGTATATCTACAGCATTACCCTCTGTAGTGCAAAGTGATTCACCTTGAAAGTTTTCATCTATATAGAAACAAATTTTTGGCTCACTAGAATATACGTTAGTGCTTAATATTAAAAAAAACAGCATCAGCAATGATAAGCAGTTATTCTTTATCATTTCCCCTCCCTATTTTCATTAACATGTCAAATTAAATTAACAGAGAATTATTAGCAATTGAAAGCAATTAAATTGAAAACTAGAAAAACATTAAAATACAGACTATCGTAAATTCGGATTAATTATTAATATATTTTTTATTATAAAAACATTACATTAAGAATAAATATAATGAATGAATGGCTGATTGTAATTAATTTCACCAGAGTTTGATGCTAGTCCAAGCGAAATGTTAAATTACTCACTTGACCACTTTCATCTAATACATTGAGTTGATAACGGCCAGGCTGAGACAATGTCTGAGTCCATGATTGATTATCCCCAGTGATGGCAACTTGCTCACCATTGAGGAACCACCAATGCTGCCCATAGCCGCCCTGTACTGCCAAGCGAAGGTCGAGGCGCGGTTGACCCGACAACCGCTTCACCACAGCACCGTCACGGATGCCCAAAATCAGTAGCGGGGCCACATTCATATCAATGGGTGGCGGGCATTCGCGGCTAGCAGCAGGCAAGCGGTGACTGCGGCGTTCGGTTACGGGTAACCAAGGTTCAAGTGGCAATGGCCATAAAATGAGTGCTGCCGGGGTAGCACCAGGGCAATCAGCCGCGACGCGCTGTTGCTGTGAATTTAGCCAAACAGTGAGTTGGCTACCTTGAATATTCTCCTGCCCCGCGGCCATCAGAGTCGGGGGGAGAGTGCCATCAAGCACCCAACTTTGTCGCCGTTGTCGGCAGTTACTGTCACCCATGGCCAATGGTTGGCCGCCCGGCCAACAAATCTCTTCCCGAGTGACCGATGAGGGGCGAGGATCAAGGGGTAACTGGCGGCCATTTTGCTGTAAGCGCGTCATCAACAAATTGTTGACTTGGTTAAGGATTGGCACCGCGGTGGCGAAACCAAATTGACCGGCGACCGGGGTTCCATCAGGCCGCCCAACCCACACGCCAAGGGTATAACGCGCATTAATACCTATCGCCCATGCATCACGATAGCCATAACTGGTGCCGGTTTTCCACGCCAAGGGGACACTGGCCGGTAAAATATCATCCGGCAATGGCCGGGCCTCTCCCGCCATGATGCGCCGGGTAATCCATGCCGCTCCCGGTGAAAATAGCCGCCGCTCTTGTATCTGCTGCTGGGGTTCGAAACGCAAGCTAGCCGCCATTCCGCCACGAGCAAAGGCGCTGTACGCCGCCACTAATTGGTCCAGCCGTGAACCGGTTCCCCCAAGAATAACCGCCAGGCTGGGTTCACTGTGCAGGGGAAAACGTAACTTCAGACCAGCATTGCGTAAATTAGCGGTAAAGCGTTTTGGGCCATAAGCTTCCAGTAATTGTACTGCCGGTAAATTCAGTGAGCGCACCAATGCCTCGCTGGCGCTAACCGGGCCATGAAATCCGGTATCAAAATTGCCGGGGCGATAATCACCAAAGCGGCGCGGCACATCTTGTAGCAGTGATTCTGCATGAATTAGGCCATCATCCAATGCCATGGCATACAGAAATGGTTTCAGTGTCGACCCCGGTGAACGCCAGGCACTCACCATATCGACATGGCCGAAGCGGCTATTATCCTGAAAATCCACTGAGCCGAGGTAAGCACTCACATTCATGGTGGTGTGGTCGACGACCAGCAACCCCAGTGAAGTTTTCTCGGGTAATTGGTGACGCCAGCCGTTGGCCATATCTTCTAATTGCCGCTGTAACCCAGCATCCAATGTGGTTTTAATCACTTCCCGCTGATTGCCACTGATTAAGCGCCGGGCCAGTAATGGCGCTAACTGGGGAACCTGACGCGGTGCCAGCCAGATTTCTTCTTGCTTAATATCAGTAACTTGCGCTGTAGGCCACACTTGATAATCCGCCAGCCGATTCAACACTTTATCGCGTGCCTCTTTAGCGCGTAGCGGGTAGCGGTCCGGCCGTAATCGGCTGGGAGCTTGGGGTAATGCCGCCAGTAACGCGGCTTCTGCGGGGGTTAATTGAGAGGGAGGCTTACCCAGATAAGTCCAACTGGCAGCGCCAATCCCTTGCAACGTGCCACCAAATGGGGCGCGATTAAGATAGATTTCGAGAATTTGTGCTTTGGAGAAGTGCCACTCCAGCTGAGCCGTTCGCCACACTTGGCGCAACTTACCGGCGAATGTGCGGGGATGTGGGTCAATCAGGCGGGCAACCTGCATAGATAATGTACTGCCGCCAGACAAAATTTTACCCGCACGCAAATCCTGCCAAGCGGCACGAATCAGCGCCAATGGGTTCACACCGGGATGCTGATAAAACCAGCGGTCTTCGAAGGTCAGCAGCGCTTGCAGATAATAAGGGGAAACCTCTGACAGGGTAACGGGATAGCGCCACACCCCGTCGGCATCAGCAAAACGCCATAACGGCGTGCCATCTTCAGCCACGACCACCCGTGCAACCTGAGCCTCAGTTAATGGCAGCGGCCAGCGCTTATCCGCCAGCCATAACACCGCCGGAGAGAGCACCGCAATCAACGCCAATATCCAAATTTTGCGGCGATGACGAGCAAAAAACGTTCGTTTCATCAATAGTATTCAGCGCCCCATTACAGTCGCTGACGGCCAACGGTAATGGGGAGTGAGCATTTACTCAGAAATTTCAAGCTGCGACACCGTGCTGCCCAGCGCCCGCCAATCCGGCACATACATGGACTCCACTTGAGGAGCCGGTACTTGATAAATACCCGGTGTCACTGCTCGCGCCAGATAGAGCAAAGTCGTATGCCGATATGAGTCGACATTCACTGCGGCAACGTAGCGGTCATCACGGAATTCCTGATGCTTAATATCCGACTGTTGCATATCCTGCAATAACTCCGTCACACTGGTGGCGCTTTCCCCTAAGCTGGCGCTGCTGTCCCCTAAATTTTGGTTTTCCAGCTCCAAACCGGCAGGTAGCAAATCAACCACCAGCGCATCGGGCACCCGTTTATCAGCCCACACATCTAAATGCACCAGAACTAACTCCCCGCTTTTAAGCTGGGATAATTGCAGCGGTTGACCATCAAGCCCAATATAACTACGGCTGATATGTAAGTTATTGCTAAATGGGGCGGGTGTTTGCTGCGGATAGCCCACAATATCCACACGGCTATATAGCGCCACCTCACCACGGTTGTGTAATTGCATCCCTCCCGCCAGTTGTGGTGCTGACCAGTGTTGATTCAAGGCGGTGTTTTGTGTCACGGCCGGGCTCAGCGCGATAGATTCCTGCTGTGGCGCTATCGCCACTTGCCACGGGGTCTCAGCGCTACTCATCAGGGTGCGGCCGGCCAAGAACAGTGCATTACTCTCCTGCGTAGAGAGATAATTGCGGCTCACCAGCGCATTAGATAAATCCAACAGCCGTGTATCGCGAGCTTGCGGCAACAGATTATTGTCCGTCAGCAAGGCCAAAATCAGCGCGTCATCGCGCAGTGAGCTGCCGTAATCCTCCAGCCAATAATCTTTATCACTGCGGGAGGTATTTAGCCCCTGAGCTATGGATTCTTTGGCCCGCGGCATGTCGCCCATCAATTTCAATGCCACACCTAATTGCACCAACGGCAGGCCGGAGCGCGCATCATTACTGCGGGTGTACAATTGGCGCAATGCCCCAAGGGATGCCTGCTGCTGCTGCGCCAATACCAAGCCCGCATAAGCTTGCACCGCAAAGCGCGTGTGCCCTTTCTGCTCACTGTAGCGGATCTCAATCTGAGTGGGATCCTGCAAATAACGTTGCAAGCGGTTGTTGGCAGCAGTGAGCGCCGCCGCTGGCACACTGTATCCTTGCTGGCTGGCGCGGTAGAGGAAGTCGGTGGCATAAGCCGTCAGCCAGAACTCTTCTGGGCTGTTATTGCTCCACAAACCAAAACTGCCGTTATAGCGCTGCATACTGAGCAGATGCTCAATACCGA contains:
- the ndk gene encoding nucleoside-diphosphate kinase — its product is MALERTFSIIKPNAVANNDIGAIYARFESAGFKIIAAKMLHLSKEQAEGFYAEHKGRPFFDGLVEFMTSGPIMVQVLEGENAVQRHRDIMGATNPDNALAGTLRADFADSFTANAVHGSDAVESAQREIAYFFAADEIFPRS
- a CDS encoding peptidase inhibitor family I36 protein, which translates into the protein MKNNCLSLLMLFFLILSTNVYSSEPKICFYIDENFQGESLCTTEGNAVDILPGKWNDSISSIEIPHGMVVSVFKDDNFSGKTFTFKESVESLLLMHWTNLNDEISSFKVRSAACFYELDKFYGNSFCLSGNESIDLYADGQKHHIVNPFNDGINSIKIPKDTQVTVYTDDGYGGKYFVLMSDFLADELEQLEMNKDITSIKVSQQEFFICDQFCVVKGLLSIPLGRSFGTYWLDDRIKYKNALISFSFSDQDVYSIEIFGDKFIKVVGGFVFFIHKNHPKNNFAFELNGNSDTLSFLFRFHKKYFEIQFIQSIGASSVYISPLIGSLFDFGRVDFNLKVEKISNNAPIIINKIVLSAEKNITRTERSFTEKAACWLIPIINLYNYVVQGECNQVDRFIKNVHDFFASNDDKILQISGSAKPYPKIHTNDVLGLTAHYENFSLQAEGTLTHIATDVIGGALTMPATTLACYISTKGESVSHVHQPRDLTPGCVDWTLDILTDFTLLFGDDLTQWNADNFGRVIEHIMREGNTGNTFENNEVEKRLIENVQTYLAENDARFIHMKTAFDFSQLSYADYLQQSKPETETETKPESESEPEPEPRSPLLAQELPLGRYELVLQNFQFTETVPRIRSGGEWVEKPELHFEIDVISGLTSETLTARQNILPVIDQWRRIYYQAQSRPPAAPQTTTSTAEEHQPVTVKPTDKPPSTYTATDETTIEASSSASGTSLPWHATDDTSIEAARLVSDVAQSWIRSSRDEYVYVVVRLAGQVISITMAIDINELDVGIAGSLTNPNYVLHPDSEGVIRGAGTAAIRALADHLSKKGKRFLISDVISKPSAIVKKKVGFKFINEL
- the pbpC gene encoding peptidoglycan glycosyltransferase PbpC (penicillin-binding protein 1C), producing MKRTFFARHRRKIWILALIAVLSPAVLWLADKRWPLPLTEAQVARVVVAEDGTPLWRFADADGVWRYPVTLSEVSPYYLQALLTFEDRWFYQHPGVNPLALIRAAWQDLRAGKILSGGSTLSMQVARLIDPHPRTFAGKLRQVWRTAQLEWHFSKAQILEIYLNRAPFGGTLQGIGAASWTYLGKPPSQLTPAEAALLAALPQAPSRLRPDRYPLRAKEARDKVLNRLADYQVWPTAQVTDIKQEEIWLAPRQVPQLAPLLARRLISGNQREVIKTTLDAGLQRQLEDMANGWRHQLPEKTSLGLLVVDHTTMNVSAYLGSVDFQDNSRFGHVDMVSAWRSPGSTLKPFLYAMALDDGLIHAESLLQDVPRRFGDYRPGNFDTGFHGPVSASEALVRSLNLPAVQLLEAYGPKRFTANLRNAGLKLRFPLHSEPSLAVILGGTGSRLDQLVAAYSAFARGGMAASLRFEPQQQIQERRLFSPGAAWITRRIMAGEARPLPDDILPASVPLAWKTGTSYGYRDAWAIGINARYTLGVWVGRPDGTPVAGQFGFATAVPILNQVNNLLMTRLQQNGRQLPLDPRPSSVTREEICWPGGQPLAMGDSNCRQRRQSWVLDGTLPPTLMAAGQENIQGSQLTVWLNSQQQRVAADCPGATPAALILWPLPLEPWLPVTERRSHRLPAASRECPPPIDMNVAPLLILGIRDGAVVKRLSGQPRLDLRLAVQGGYGQHWWFLNGEQVAITGDNQSWTQTLSQPGRYQLNVLDESGQVSNLTFRLD